Proteins from one Impatiens glandulifera unplaced genomic scaffold, dImpGla2.1, whole genome shotgun sequence genomic window:
- the LOC124918377 gene encoding putative disease resistance protein RGA3: protein MINAALISGLLSNLAPLIKDEFSLFWNFKEDVLKLSSTLSSINAVLEDAERKTVREKDKQTEDWLRKLGNVLYEVRDIMDDCTFKDLRLQVKRLNASSSTRIQVTNSITHPFSNIWMRREIGQKIKDVQKKLDQISSERQKLHLRESIHDSKIDKFTSSWRETMSLPSSSKVYGRDKEKKHIIDILVNNTSSSVNVAKELSVLPIVGIGGLGKTTFAQMVFNDEEIANHFDTKIWVCVSDEFDIKSVIKSIIEDKAEACLEDLQKKVRDKLKGKKYLIILDDVWNENVEAWDQLRSILDCGSSGAFVLTTTRKINVARIMETIQHFELSLLSNDDCWLLFEQRAFMCGTPKSSNFVDIGKEIVRKCKGVPLVAKTLGSQLGFKSDINEWCKIRDSEIWEIFQNEESDLLPILRLSYYDLPYHLRRCFVFCAIFPKDTRIEKDRLIKLWMAHGLIPTIKNQEVEDVGNTILKELCWRSFFEDGKTSFYKRCTMHDLIHDLAQSIMKDECYKLDANSSSDGLGRDIRHVTVMFHWLAKTSVCSLKNIRELQSIMLYGKDNGEGAMEILSILKELPSLRVLELNNDMKYHGVFYVQYQDLRNVGCLKHLRYLDISYSRITALPNSICNLLNLQTLQLNSCCQLERLPRNTKDLISLRHLYLEGCSRLIYMPGGMGQLKLLKTLSLFVIGEKKSDCQLDELKKLDIGGSLKIKRLGRVSDASIARGISMAKMSSINKLNLEWTSNNEVDDNERNSTRHEKIGEALEVSTTMLQELQMSGYKGVNLPKWVGNSFPFLTFLKLNDLDNVNTIFSSCDDNEMIVLFPLLEQLVIDSMKNLRKLVSSSCWSTGAFPNLCTLNISDCPKLGRLPPHLKALKHLTVEGNQCSDELLYSISNLNGLTDLRVYGFENVKYIFTVNNMNTSGNDINEIEVVLFPFLKELDISDMKNLREFVSPTIHSPSCCGSAITGTFPNLWKIIITHCPKLGALPPHLKSLADVAIRGECSDELLYSISNLRGLTHLCIEEMNERIVLFPSALRFGNDDEIPSSTFTDNNEAQGRQSTFQSLRHLKIYNCSKLRRLFNEGMIMQETLTISGCQNQQNHLQGQTKRTSGLTNLMNSLKELLIRNCPKLMISLEEFGNLNINNSLQSLNIKYCPKLVSSEEADDFMALLRSLRTRIGRQKFTVDFLLDVEEEEQRKVAI, encoded by the coding sequence ATGATTAATGCAGCTCTAATAAGTGGTTTGCTTTCAAATTTGGCACCTCTGATTAAGGATGAATTCTCGTTGTTTTGGAATTTTAAGGAAGATGTTTTAAAGCTATCAAGCACACTATCTTCAATTAATGCTGTACTTGAGGATGCTGAGAGAAAGACCGTGCGGGAGAAGGACAAACAAACGGAAGATTGGTTGCGGAAACTCGGAAATGTATTGTATGAGGTTCGAGACATCATGGATGATTGCACCTTTAAAGATCTTCGTCTTCAAGTCAAAAGGCTTAATGCCTCCTCTTCAACCCGGATCCAGGTAACCAACTCAATAACCCATCCTTTTAGCAATATTTGGATGCGTCGAGAAATTGGTCAAAAAATTAAGGATGTTCAAAAGAAACTAGACCAAATTTCTTCGGAGCGCCAAAAGTTACATTTGCGTGAATCTATTCATGACTCAAAAATAGACAAGTTTACTAGTAGTTGGCGTGAAACCATGTCTCTTCCTAGTTCTAGTAAAGTATACGGGAGAGATAAGGAGAAGAAACATATTATTGATATTCTAGTCAATAATACATCTTCTAGTGTTAATGTTGCCAAAGAACTATCTGTTCTCCCCATTGTTGGAATCGGGGGTCTTGGTAAAACAACATTTGCCCAAATGGTCTTCAATGACGAGGAGATTGCTAACCATTTTGATACAAAAATCTGGGTTTGTGTTTCTGATGAATTTGATATTAAGTCTGTTATTAAATCCATCATAGAAGACAAGGCAGAAGCTTGCTTAGAAGATTTGCAGAAAAAAGTTAGGGACAAGTTGAAAgggaaaaaatatttgattatattggaTGATGTTTGGAATGAAAATGTTGAGGCATGGGATCAGTTGAGATCTATCTTGGATTGTGGATCAAGTGGTGCGTTTGTCCTTACAACGACACGTAAAATAAATGTGGCAAGAATCATGGAAACAATTCAACATTTTGAGTTATCATTGCTCTCTAATGATGATTGTTGGCTACTTTTTGAGCAACGTGCATTTATGTGTGGAACACCAAAATCTTCAAACTTTGTTGATATTGGTAAAGAAATAGTTAGAAAATGTAAGGGTGTTCCTTTAGTTGCCAAGACATTGGGAAGTCAATTGGGCTTTAAGAGTGATATAAATGAATGGTGTAAAATAAGAGACAGTGAGATATGGGAGATATTCCAAAATGAAGAATCAGATTTGTTGCCTATTCTAAGGTTGAGTTACTATGACCTCCCTTATCATTTGAGAAGATGCTTTGTGTTTTGTGCTATATTTCCCAAGGATACTAGAATTGAAAAGGACAGATTAATCAAATTGTGGATGGCCCATGGTTTAATTCCTACAATTAAAAACCAAGAAGTGGAAGATGTTGGGAATACAATTTTGAAGGAGTTGTGTTGGAGATCATTTTTTGAAGATGGAAAAACTAGTTTTTATAAAAGATGTACGATGCATGATCTTATCCACGATCTTGCCCAATCTATTATGAAAGATGAATGTTATAAGCTGGATGCTAATAGCTCAAGTGATGGTTTAGGACGTGATATTCGTCATGTAACAGTAATGTTTCATTGGTTAGCCAAAACATCAGTTTGTTCTCTTAAAAATATTCGAGAGTTGCAATCAATAATGCTCTATGGAAAAGATAATGGAGAAGGCGCAATGGAGATTTTGAGTATTTTGAAGGAACTTCCGTCTTTACGTGTCCTTGAATTAAACAACGATATGAAATATCATGGTGTGTTTTATGTGCAATATCAAGATTTGCGTAATGTGGGATGTCTAAAACATCTTAGATACTTAGACATTTCATATAGTAGGATAACTGCATTACCCAATAGTATTTGTAATCTTTTGAACTTGCAGACTCTACAACTCAATTCTTGTTGTCAGCTTGAACGATTGCCTAGAAACACAAAAGACCTTATTAGCCTGAGACATCTTTATTTGGAGGGTTGTAGTAGATTAATCTACATGCCTGGAGGGATGGGGCAATTGAAACTTCTCAAGACGCTAAGCTTGTTTGTGATAGGTGAGAAGAAGAGTGACTGTCAACtagatgaattaaaaaaattggatatCGGTGGATCATTGAAAATTAAACGCCTTGGAAGAGTTAGTGATGCATCTATTGCAAGAGGGATAAGTATGGCTAAAATGTCGAGTATCAATAAATTGAATCTGGAATGGACATCTAACAATGAAGTCGATGATAATGAGAGAAATAGTACTAGACAtgagaaaattggtgaagctctGGAGGTTTCAACTACAATGCTGCAGGAATTACAAATGAGTGGTTACAAAGGTGTGAATCTCCCTAAATGGGTGGGAAATTCATTTCCTTTTCTAACATTCCTCAAGCTTAACGACTTGGACAATGTGAATACTATTTTTAGTAGTTGCGATGACAATGAAATGATAGTACTATTCCCTTTGTTAGAGCAACTTGTTATTGATAGCATGAAGAATTTGAGGAAATTAGTGTCTTCTAGCTGTTGGAGTACTGGAGCATTCCCTAATCTATGCACGCTGAATATATCTGATTGCCCAAAACTAGGGAGGTTGCCTCCACATCTCAAAGCACTCAAGCATCTAACTGTTGAAGGTAATCAATGTTCCGATGAATTGTTATATAGCATCTCGAATCTTAATGGGCTAACAGATCTAAGAGTTTATGGTTTCGAAAATGTGAAGTACATATTCACAGTAAACAACATGAATACTAGTGGCAATGACATTAATGAAATTGAAGTAGTATTATTCCCTTTCTTGAAGGAGCTTGATATTTCTGACATGAAGAATTTGAGGGAATTTGTGTCTCCTACTATTCATAGTCCTAGTTGTTGCGGTAGTGCTATTACTGGAACATTTCCTAATCTATGGAAGATAATCATAACTCATTGCCCAAAGTTAGGGGCCTTGCCACCGCATCTCAAATCACTCGCAGATGTAGCTATTCGGGGTGAATGTTCGGATGAGCTGTTATATAGCATCTCAAATCTTAGGGGTCTCACTCATCTCTGCATTGAAGAAATGAATGAAAGAATCGTTTTATTTCCATCTGCATTAAGGTTTGGTAATGATGATGAGATACCATCCTCAACCTTTACAGACAATAATGAAGCACAAGGAAGACAGTCAACTTTCCAATCTCTTCGACATCTGAAAATTTACAATTGCTCGAAGTTAAGGCGTTTGTTTAATGAGGGAATGATAATGCAAGAGACATTAACGATTAGTGGCTGTCAGAACCAACAAAATCATCTCCAAGGACAAACAAAAAGAACAAGTGGTCTCACCAACCTCATGAACTCCCTCAAGGAATTGTTAATTCGTAATTGTCCCAAGTTGATGATATCACTTGAGGAATTCGGAAAcctcaatattaataattcattgcAGAGTTTGAATATTAAATACTGTCCTAAGTTGGTGTCTTCAGAAGAAGCGGACGATTTTATGGCACTCCTGCGTTCCCTCCGAACAAGAATTGGTCGTCAGAAGTTCACAGTAGATTTTCTATTGGATGTGGAAGAGGAAGAACAGAGAAAAGTTGCCATATAA
- the LOC124918376 gene encoding F-box protein CPR1-like yields the protein MVQLPDEILEEIFCRLPVKDLFRLRCVSKSWFALISSPYFIKLHLNRSVQTKSNLSLFMRDYNHFRVDFDSLNDDVRPVEIDYITSRYPKHEISICGSCNGLLCMTIVGIMDYVFLWNPSTKKSIILPSATAAGEYFYEILRSWAYRFGYDNTNNDYKVVKLMYFKVRENLDYKIKIYSLKSNSWHSPKKFPYRPKLRSIGDSITGGAMHWISGMGSDSKSKRSVVAFDLGTEKYRVIPQPELSGSHFCLYLDNLEGCLSATCHYHSSNVDIFLLKEYGGKNEHWSKFISISQTISTRVFHTVKAIAYSKCGKKVLFLMDYERLVWYNLEQKSDEEIRVHGMDGYSEVYTCMESIVSLDVPAAVRKPNPRRISKKKKKLV from the coding sequence ATGGTGCAATTACCGGATGAGATTCTAGAAGAGATTTTTTGTCGATTGCCTGTTAAGGATCTGTTCCGTTTAAGATGTGTATCTAAATCCTGGTTTGCCCTAATAAGTAGCCCCTATTTCATCAAATTGCATCTGAACCGATCAGTTCAAACCAAGAGTAACCTTAGCCTCTTCATGAGGGATTACAATCACTTTCGGGTGGATTTTGATTCCCTCAATGACGACGTTCGACCGGTAGAGATAGATTACATTACATCGAGGTATCCAAAACATGAAATTTCGATTTGCGGTTCCTGTAATGGCTTGCTTTGCATGACAATAGTCGGTATTATGGACTATGTCTTTTTATGGAATCCATCGACCAAAAAGTCTATAATATTGCCTTCTGCAACTGCTGCTGGCGAATATTTTTATGAGATTTTAAGATCGTGGGCTTATCGATTTGGTTACGACAACACCAATAACGATTACAAGGTGGTGAAACTTATGTATTTTAAAGTAAGAGAAAACCTTGATTATAAGATTAAGatttatagtttgaaatcaAATTCGTGGCATAGTCCAAAGAAGTTTCCTTACCGTCCGAAGTTGAGGAGCATTGGAGATTCCATAACTGGAGGAGCTATGCATTGGATCTCAGGTATGGGATCGGATTCAAAAAGTAAAAGATCAGTTGTTGCCTTTGATCTCGGGACAGAGAAATATAGAGTAATTCCACAGCCTGAGTTAAGTGGTTCTCATTTCTGTTTATATTTGGATAATTTAGAAGGATGCCTTTCCGCGACTTGTCATTATCACTCGTCGAATGtggatatatttttgttgaaggAATACGGTGGGAAGAACGAACATTGgtcaaaatttatttcaatttcacAAACAATATCTACCCGGGTCTTTCATACTGTGAAAGCTATTGCTTATTCAAAATGTGGTAAGAAAGTACTGTTTCTGATGGATTATGAGAGGCTAGTTTGGTATAATTTAGAACAGAAATCAGATGAAGAAATTAGGGTTCATGGTATGGATGGCTATAGTGAAGTATACACTTGCATGGAGAGTATTGTCTCTCTTGATGTTCCAGCAGCGGTACGTAAACCAAATCCAAGAAGAATctctaagaaaaagaaaaaattagtttga